In the [Clostridium] colinum genome, one interval contains:
- a CDS encoding copper amine oxidase N-terminal domain-containing protein: MLNLIYIKLKKRECNFIKKFIAVILSSTIIFTSGANVFANTDLKIEQAIKIKENKVNLVREKGNISVSDNVPNILVNGKKLEVNKGEVVYENNNYIPVRELADALSLKLDYIAESKIVVLDNGKIQLPIDNNKASVNGNIVDIDKDNKKVCPLIIDGKAYIPVNFVKNLGYNVEYNKKDLKQLEGFTKLDKAQAIEAYKQINEANQNIKNATIDLNSNMDFTISDNTNTLAMKANISGTTNMDINKEKPGLYSEQKITLELMGEKETIEQKSFFKDNKLYVKVNESGQEQKYKMDLNIEEAIQMSNNMNVNNLLNEEFILDGSFKNLENGNKQYMFNVDLNKAFDFIKEFSKEFGLDETDLEALKAIKIENTDIIFTVDSKNQPLDCKLNLNMDYSDVSSELVKAKISSETYVKYKDIGNTIVKEFNEDLTKYEDFDKILNEAEQTIFNAK; this comes from the coding sequence GAGTGCAATTTTATAAAAAAATTTATTGCAGTTATTTTATCATCTACGATAATTTTTACTTCTGGGGCAAATGTTTTTGCCAATACTGACCTAAAAATTGAACAAGCTATAAAGATTAAAGAAAATAAGGTAAATTTAGTTAGAGAAAAAGGTAATATTTCTGTATCAGATAATGTACCAAATATTTTAGTAAATGGTAAAAAGTTAGAGGTTAATAAAGGTGAAGTGGTATATGAAAATAATAATTATATACCAGTTAGAGAATTAGCAGATGCTTTAAGCTTAAAATTAGATTATATAGCTGAAAGTAAAATAGTAGTTTTAGATAATGGTAAAATACAATTACCAATTGACAATAATAAAGCTAGTGTAAATGGAAACATTGTTGATATTGATAAAGATAATAAAAAAGTTTGTCCACTAATTATTGATGGTAAAGCTTATATACCAGTAAATTTTGTTAAAAATCTTGGATATAACGTAGAATATAACAAAAAAGATTTAAAACAATTAGAAGGATTTACTAAGTTAGATAAAGCTCAGGCTATAGAAGCATACAAACAAATAAATGAAGCTAACCAAAATATTAAAAATGCTACTATTGATTTAAATAGCAATATGGACTTTACTATATCTGATAATACTAATACTTTAGCTATGAAAGCAAATATATCTGGAACAACAAATATGGATATTAATAAAGAAAAACCTGGTTTGTATTCAGAACAAAAAATAACATTAGAGCTTATGGGAGAAAAAGAAACTATCGAACAAAAAAGTTTCTTTAAAGATAATAAATTATATGTAAAAGTAAATGAAAGTGGACAAGAGCAAAAATATAAAATGGATTTAAACATTGAAGAAGCTATACAAATGTCTAATAATATGAATGTTAATAATCTTTTAAATGAAGAATTTATATTAGATGGTAGTTTTAAAAATTTAGAAAATGGTAATAAACAATATATGTTTAATGTAGATTTAAACAAAGCCTTTGATTTTATTAAAGAATTTTCAAAAGAGTTTGGTTTAGATGAAACAGATTTAGAAGCTTTAAAAGCTATTAAAATAGAAAATACAGATATTATCTTTACTGTAGATAGTAAAAATCAACCATTAGATTGTAAATTAAATTTAAATATGGATTATTCAGATGTTTCTTCTGAACTTGTTAAAGCGAAAATTAGTTCAGAAACTTATGTAAAATATAAAGATATTGGAAATACAATTGTTAAAGAATTTAATGAAGATTTAACTAAATATGAAGATTTTGATAAAATATTAAATGAAGCAGAACAAACAATTTTTAATGCTAAATAG
- the deoD gene encoding purine-nucleoside phosphorylase: MQNTPHINQTNEIAETILLPGDPLRAKFIAENFLENPVQFNAIRGALGFTGTYNGKKISVMGTGMGMPSIGIYSYELINTFGVKNLIRIGSCGALSKDLSVYDIVFGMAASTDSNFASQYQLPGTYAPCCSYTLLEKAKNIADSKNIPVHIGNILSTDVFYSDFKDVHNLWAKMGVLATEMEAAALYMNAARLGANALCILTVSDHIMTGEEISAEKREKSFTKMMEIALSMA, translated from the coding sequence ATGCAAAATACACCACATATAAACCAAACTAATGAAATAGCAGAAACTATATTATTGCCTGGTGACCCTTTAAGAGCAAAATTTATAGCTGAAAACTTTTTAGAAAATCCTGTACAATTTAATGCTATTAGAGGTGCTTTAGGATTTACTGGTACATATAATGGTAAAAAAATCTCTGTTATGGGTACTGGTATGGGTATGCCAAGTATAGGTATATATTCTTATGAGCTTATTAATACATTTGGCGTAAAAAATCTTATAAGAATAGGCTCTTGTGGAGCACTTAGCAAAGATTTATCTGTATATGATATAGTATTTGGTATGGCTGCTTCAACAGATTCAAATTTTGCAAGTCAATATCAATTACCAGGTACATATGCTCCTTGTTGTAGCTATACTCTTTTAGAAAAAGCTAAAAACATAGCAGATAGTAAAAATATTCCAGTTCATATTGGTAACATTTTATCTACAGATGTTTTTTATTCAGATTTTAAAGATGTTCATAATTTATGGGCAAAAATGGGTGTATTAGCAACAGAAATGGAAGCTGCAGCTTTATATATGAATGCTGCAAGACTTGGTGCTAATGCTCTTTGTATCTTAACAGTTAGCGACCATATAATGACTGGGGAAGAAATATCTGCTGAAAAGCGTGAAAAATCATTTACAAAAATGATGGAAATAGCTTTATCTATGGCTTAA
- a CDS encoding CheR family methyltransferase: MQEMTDKEFLLISNYIKDNYGINMDGDKKSLVYSRLKSILDKNGLKNFTEYYEYLTKDKTGNAAITFIDKMTTNHTFFMREIDHFDFLKQKVLPYIESNEKNKDVRIWCAGCSSGEESYTLEMILTDYFKNKGNWDTELLATDISSQVLKKAIKGVYTKDQIKPLSEEWKKNYFYDINDKQVSVVDSIKSKITYRKFNLMEPKFPFKKKFQVIFCRNVMIYFDDETRTKLIKKFYDASEKGAYLFIGHSETLNNIKTDYEYIMPAVYRKK; encoded by the coding sequence ATGCAGGAAATGACAGATAAAGAGTTTTTACTTATTAGTAATTATATAAAAGATAATTATGGTATTAATATGGATGGGGATAAAAAATCTCTAGTTTATTCTCGATTAAAAAGTATTTTAGACAAAAATGGACTAAAAAACTTTACAGAATACTATGAGTATTTAACAAAAGATAAAACAGGCAATGCAGCTATAACTTTTATAGATAAAATGACTACAAATCATACTTTTTTTATGAGAGAAATTGACCATTTTGACTTTTTAAAACAAAAAGTTTTGCCATACATAGAGTCTAATGAGAAAAATAAAGACGTTAGAATATGGTGTGCTGGTTGTTCGTCTGGAGAAGAGTCTTATACATTAGAGATGATATTAACAGATTATTTTAAAAATAAAGGAAACTGGGATACAGAGCTTTTAGCAACAGATATATCTTCTCAGGTGTTAAAAAAGGCAATAAAAGGGGTTTACACTAAGGACCAAATAAAACCGCTTAGTGAAGAATGGAAAAAAAATTATTTTTATGATATAAATGATAAACAAGTTAGTGTTGTAGATAGTATAAAAAGTAAAATAACTTATAGAAAATTTAATCTAATGGAACCTAAATTTCCATTTAAAAAGAAATTTCAAGTTATATTTTGTAGAAATGTAATGATATATTTTGATGATGAAACAAGAACTAAACTTATTAAAAAATTTTATGACGCATCGGAAAAAGGTGCATATCTTTTTATAGGGCATTCTGAAACACTAAATAATATAAAAACAGATTATGAATATATTATGCCTGCAGTGTATAGAAAAAAATAA
- a CDS encoding chemotaxis protein CheW produces the protein MADFSRESMLDMFIFEMNQLLDQLEQLIIECEDGYSMDNINEIFRIMHTVKGSAAMMMYDNVSKTAHAIEDLFFFLREENPSDVDYSNLTDLVLEGMDFIKNELAKIADGGEADTDPSEVIKRIKAFLCVLKGEDAPQELVEKGDNTKQETVVESKEENKTEALNFENKFECHLYFEDESGMENIRSFNVINNLKDFGEIVNTIPKDVTDEKSEEIIKKEGFKFVIATDLPYEQIHETINSTIYLKNFELKPYVLKKYKATIYFDDGCEMENIRSYTIVHNLQAIAENITHEPSDVISEDSIEIIRDKGFKITFCINKEYEEVHEMLSQTVFLKTLYLEEMEMEEEPKQEDKQEVQEQPKEKAQEQPKEEPKKQPKKAKDGDKGKEANKKQGSSQMISVSIGKLDQLLNLMGELVISEAMTTQNPDLDGLELENFNKSARQLRKIIKDVQDSVMSMRMVTLDATFFKMQRIVRDMCKALGKNIELIIEGRDTEVDKNIIEHIADPLMHIIRNSVDHGVELPEDRIKAGKDEKGVIKLEARNSGGEILISVKDDGAGINKEKVMAKAKSAGILKKPEEEYTDREIYQLIFHAGLSTKEAVTSYSGRGVGMDVVTANIEAVGGSIIVESEQGYGTTTILKIPLTLAIIEGMLISMGGAKYTIPIAAIQETFKTKKENIFLDPDGNEMITLRDDVFNLVRLYDFFNAPTDIKDIEEGVVIRLEMEGRTVCLFVDELIGEQQVVVKSIPKYIKKVKGISGCTLLGNGDISLIVDVAGFYDN, from the coding sequence GTGGCAGATTTTTCTAGAGAATCTATGCTAGATATGTTTATATTTGAGATGAACCAACTTTTAGACCAGTTGGAGCAATTAATAATAGAGTGTGAAGATGGCTATTCTATGGATAATATTAATGAAATATTTAGAATAATGCATACAGTTAAAGGCTCGGCAGCTATGATGATGTATGACAATGTATCTAAAACAGCACACGCTATTGAAGACTTATTTTTCTTTTTAAGAGAAGAAAATCCATCAGATGTAGACTATTCTAACCTTACAGACTTAGTGCTTGAAGGTATGGATTTTATAAAAAATGAACTTGCTAAAATAGCAGATGGTGGTGAGGCAGATACAGACCCAAGTGAAGTCATAAAAAGAATAAAAGCTTTCTTATGTGTTTTAAAAGGTGAAGATGCACCACAAGAATTAGTAGAAAAAGGGGATAATACTAAACAAGAAACTGTTGTAGAGAGCAAAGAAGAAAATAAAACAGAAGCTTTAAATTTTGAAAATAAATTTGAATGTCATCTTTATTTTGAAGATGAAAGTGGTATGGAAAACATAAGGTCTTTTAATGTTATAAATAATTTAAAAGATTTTGGAGAAATAGTTAATACTATACCTAAAGATGTTACAGATGAAAAATCTGAAGAAATTATTAAAAAAGAAGGCTTTAAGTTTGTTATTGCAACAGATTTACCATATGAACAAATACACGAAACTATAAATTCTACTATATATTTAAAGAATTTTGAGCTTAAGCCTTATGTACTTAAAAAATATAAAGCTACAATATATTTTGATGATGGTTGTGAAATGGAAAATATTCGTTCATATACTATCGTACACAATTTACAAGCTATTGCAGAAAATATCACTCACGAGCCAAGTGATGTTATATCAGAAGATTCTATAGAAATAATTAGAGATAAAGGATTTAAAATTACATTTTGCATAAATAAAGAATATGAAGAAGTGCACGAAATGCTTAGCCAAACAGTGTTTTTAAAAACTTTATATCTTGAAGAAATGGAAATGGAAGAAGAACCTAAACAAGAAGATAAACAAGAAGTACAAGAACAACCTAAAGAAAAAGCACAAGAACAACCTAAAGAAGAGCCTAAAAAACAACCTAAAAAGGCAAAAGATGGTGACAAGGGCAAAGAAGCTAATAAAAAACAAGGTTCATCTCAAATGATAAGTGTTAGCATCGGTAAATTAGACCAACTTTTAAACCTTATGGGTGAGCTTGTTATATCTGAAGCTATGACAACACAAAATCCAGACCTTGATGGATTAGAGCTTGAAAACTTTAATAAATCTGCTAGACAACTTAGAAAAATTATAAAAGATGTTCAAGATAGTGTTATGAGTATGCGTATGGTAACATTAGATGCAACATTCTTTAAAATGCAAAGAATAGTTAGAGATATGTGTAAAGCACTTGGTAAAAATATTGAGCTTATCATTGAAGGTAGAGACACAGAAGTAGATAAAAATATTATTGAACATATAGCAGACCCTCTTATGCACATAATAAGAAACTCTGTTGACCACGGTGTAGAATTACCAGAAGATAGAATAAAAGCAGGTAAAGATGAAAAAGGTGTAATAAAATTAGAAGCTAGAAACTCTGGTGGCGAAATATTAATAAGTGTTAAAGATGATGGAGCTGGTATAAACAAAGAAAAAGTTATGGCAAAAGCTAAATCTGCCGGAATACTTAAAAAACCAGAAGAAGAATATACAGATAGAGAAATATATCAACTTATCTTCCACGCAGGCTTATCAACAAAAGAAGCCGTTACAAGCTATTCTGGACGTGGAGTTGGTATGGACGTTGTTACTGCTAATATAGAAGCTGTTGGAGGTAGTATTATTGTAGAAAGTGAACAAGGATACGGTACTACTACTATACTTAAAATACCTTTAACTCTTGCTATTATTGAAGGTATGCTTATTAGTATGGGTGGTGCTAAATATACTATACCAATTGCAGCTATACAAGAAACATTTAAAACTAAAAAAGAAAATATTTTCTTAGACCCAGATGGTAATGAAATGATAACTCTTAGAGATGATGTTTTCAACTTAGTTAGATTATATGACTTTTTTAATGCGCCAACAGATATTAAAGATATTGAAGAAGGTGTGGTTATTAGGCTTGAAATGGAAGGTAGAACAGTATGTTTATTTGTTGACGAGCTTATAGGAGAGCAACAAGTTGTTGTAAAAAGTATACCTAAGTATATTAAAAAAGTAAAAGGAATAAGTGGCTGTACTCTTCTTGGAAATGGTGATATTTCTTTAATAGTAGATGTTGCAGGATTTTATGATAACTAA
- a CDS encoding chemotaxis protein CheW, producing MENELYQNESQNDTTKNKYLTFIIEDEIFGIDISHVIEIIPVPAITWMPENPEAIKGIINLRGSIIPVIDVRIRFNKEERPYDEFTCIIIIEYEDNQIGIIVDTVNEVLYIPRNFISSPPNAKLKYQNKFIKAIGKMNDEVQLLLDLDKFLYC from the coding sequence ATGGAAAATGAATTATATCAGAATGAATCACAAAATGATACTACTAAAAATAAATATTTAACATTCATTATAGAAGATGAAATTTTTGGTATTGATATAAGTCACGTTATAGAAATAATACCAGTACCAGCTATAACTTGGATGCCAGAAAATCCAGAAGCTATAAAAGGTATAATTAATCTTAGAGGGTCTATTATACCAGTTATAGATGTAAGAATAAGATTTAATAAAGAAGAAAGACCGTATGATGAGTTTACTTGTATAATAATTATAGAATATGAAGATAATCAAATAGGTATTATTGTAGATACAGTAAATGAAGTATTATATATACCTAGAAACTTTATATCTTCACCACCTAATGCAAAGTTAAAATATCAAAATAAATTTATAAAAGCAATTGGCAAAATGAACGATGAAGTACAACTTTTATTAGACCTTGATAAATTTTTATATTGTTAA